The following are from one region of the Juglans regia cultivar Chandler chromosome 10, Walnut 2.0, whole genome shotgun sequence genome:
- the LOC108993883 gene encoding transcription factor TCP4-like: MKSTGGEIVQVQGGHIVRSTGRKDRHSKVYTSKGPRDRRVRLSAHTAIQFYDVQDRLGYDRPSKAVDWLIKKAKSAIDKLAELPPWHPPGTSNSTAVQQPDPNAGSAELTIAEQSESSGYDFLLHRQLEGNPDDNSAFIPPSLDSEAIKDTLKSLFPTSSATSSLNFQSYPSDIISRASNPSEEYLGLSLHSFQDHSTPNDHNLFSGSASMGFDINYQRMVAWNSDTSGEHRGDFVFNSQTLPQQALLGQGSAFSQRGPLQSSFAPPFRAWDDLPIATSDHHKTLPIHQSLVCGSRFATDTLSGFCIPATIRGEEERSANKPSSASSNSRH; the protein is encoded by the coding sequence ATGAAGAGCACCGGAGGAGAGATAGTCCAAGTCCAAGGTGGCCACATTGTCCGATCCACAGGACGAAAAGACAGGCACAGCAAGGTCTACACGTCGAAAGGTCCCCGGGACCGTCGGGTCCGGCTCTCAGCGCACACTGCCATTCAATTCTATGATGTTCAAGACCGATTAGGCTACGACCGGCCCAGCAAAGCGGTGGACTGGCTCATCAAGAAGGCGAAGTCCGCCATTGACAAGCTAGCTGAGCTACCACCATGGCATCCACCTGGTACTTCTAATTCTACAGCTGTACAACAACCAGACCCAAATGCAGGCTCAGCAGAATTGACAATAGCCGAGCAATCAGAGTCTTCTGGCTACGACTTTCTGCTCCACAGGCAATTAGAGGGGAACCCAGACGACAATTCAGCCTTCATCCCACCATCTCTAGACTCTGAAGCCATCAAAGATACCTTGAAATCTTTATTCCCCACAAGCTCTGCAACTTCCTCTCTTAATTTCCAGAGCTACCCATCTGATATAATTTCAAGAGCCTCCAACCCCTCCGAAGAATATCTTGGTCTATCCCTCCACTCTTTCCAGGATCATTCAACTCCAAACGACCATAACCTCTTCTCGGGCTCGGCTTCGATGGGGTTTGACATCAATTACCAAAGAATGGTGGCGTGGAACAGCGACACAAGCGGGGAACACAGAGGTGATTTTGTCTTCAACTCTCAAACGTTGCCACAACAAGCATTACTGGGCCAAGGCTCAGCATTTTCACAGAGGGGACCCCTTCAGTCCAGTTTTGCACCCCCGTTCCGCGCTTGGGATGATCTTCCCATTGCCACATCAGACCACCACAAAACACTGCCAATTCACCAGTCTTTGGTCTGTGGAAGCCGGTTTGCCACCGATACATTATCGGGGTTTTGCATTCCCGCCACGATTCGAGGTGAGGAAGAGCGGAGTGCCAATAAGCCGTCCTCTGCGTCTTCCAACTCCCGCCATTGA